In Lentilitoribacter sp. Alg239-R112, the following proteins share a genomic window:
- a CDS encoding enoyl-CoA hydratase-related protein produces MELLNFTNAKSRVLMNVENFSMNISLSNKTKKNALDEDLYNALAEMIEVANTSPDVKCIFIQGDDGIFSIGNSLDGLTETQEKNRLGQCTRRFLRSLVENKKPLLALVDGAAIGIGATLLFHCDVVIATKRAFFHTPFVDLNVTPEAASSVLGPRQLGYRNAFKLLVLGDKWRATKALEYGLIDEVVDSYDDAITEINNVKTKIIRKPLNALMASRALVRLPVDDMNAAMCREIFEFERCISAAPA; encoded by the coding sequence ATGGAATTATTAAATTTTACTAATGCGAAATCAAGGGTTTTGATGAACGTAGAAAATTTTTCGATGAACATAAGTCTTTCTAATAAAACAAAAAAGAATGCACTGGACGAAGATTTATACAATGCACTTGCTGAAATGATCGAAGTCGCAAACACGTCTCCGGATGTGAAATGCATTTTTATTCAGGGTGACGATGGTATCTTTTCCATCGGGAATTCACTGGATGGGTTAACCGAAACGCAGGAGAAAAATCGACTTGGTCAGTGCACCAGACGCTTTTTACGATCCTTAGTTGAGAATAAGAAACCTTTGTTAGCACTTGTTGACGGCGCAGCTATTGGTATTGGTGCGACGCTTTTATTCCATTGCGATGTTGTAATAGCTACTAAACGCGCATTTTTTCATACGCCATTCGTTGATCTAAATGTTACACCGGAAGCTGCGTCTTCAGTGTTGGGCCCACGACAACTGGGTTATCGTAATGCTTTTAAACTTCTTGTCCTTGGTGACAAATGGCGTGCCACAAAAGCGCTAGAATATGGATTGATTGATGAAGTTGTTGATAGCTATGATGATGCGATCACTGAAATCAATAATGTGAAAACCAAAATCATCAGAAAGCCACTCAATGCGCTTATGGCTTCAAGAGCACTTGTACGGTTACCGGTTGATGATATGAACGCCGCCATGTGCCGCGAAATATTTGAATTTGAACGTTGTATCTCAGCAGCTCCGGCTTAA
- a CDS encoding iron ABC transporter permease: MTITAQAANKKNLSHPTLVLWIIVGWVGFCILPWYGSEEGIFSFEWLFYGYPFDEDYAPALFLILQGKKLWLLPVIAFLVAPLFALKGLKSDPLHGKILVIAGALGFGWLIAQGFSIGIRGWNFSILETLFGPLDDRQFGMGSGAMLVASALLFILTQGIAARGAVNGDIFVVGAIGFVITIVTAFVFYPIFNMLASAFITDDNSYSLSVFFQKLTDRRLWGLACFSGGRCGAAWNSLVLAILVGFITTILGLAFALVVTRTGFKLKRGLRALTVLPIITPPFVIGLAIILLFGLSGSVTQFIADLFGITPTRWVYGMPGVLIAQVLAFTPIAFLVLIGVVEGVSPSMEEAAQTLRASKWHTFRTVSLPLMRPGLANAFLLGFIESMADFGNPLVLGGNFDVLSTEIFFAIVGAQYDQGRAAILALVLLIFTLGAFWAQRFWLGKKSYTTMTGKGDSGVHPHLPIRLALPAFLIVGTWTFFTIVIYVMIVYGSVVELWGVNNALTFKHYVTAFSLRFDAEGIRLTGSAWDSFWTTLQIAALAAPLTAIIGLITAYLLTRQNFAGKNAFEFGTMLSFAIPGTVIGVSYILAFNVPPIEITGTGIILIVSFIFRNMPVGVRAGIASMSQLDKSLDESSLTLGANSWQTFLHVILPLLKPAILAALVYSFVRAMTAISAVIFLVSAEYNMATSYIIGRVENNDYGLAIAYSTTLIFVMLAVVGLLQILVGKTKVGRRLDQSRTNVT, from the coding sequence ATGACAATTACTGCTCAGGCAGCGAATAAGAAAAATCTATCCCATCCGACATTAGTCCTATGGATTATTGTCGGGTGGGTCGGGTTTTGCATCTTACCTTGGTACGGATCGGAAGAGGGAATTTTCTCATTCGAGTGGCTTTTTTACGGCTATCCATTTGATGAAGATTATGCGCCTGCTTTATTTCTCATTCTGCAAGGTAAAAAACTCTGGCTGCTGCCAGTTATAGCATTTCTAGTCGCCCCTTTATTTGCGCTTAAAGGACTTAAAAGTGATCCACTTCATGGAAAAATACTGGTTATAGCTGGCGCGCTCGGGTTTGGCTGGCTTATTGCACAAGGGTTTTCAATCGGCATCAGAGGGTGGAATTTTTCCATTCTTGAAACCTTATTTGGGCCTTTAGACGACCGTCAATTCGGCATGGGCAGTGGTGCCATGCTAGTGGCCAGCGCGCTTTTATTCATCCTCACACAGGGTATAGCTGCACGGGGAGCTGTTAATGGCGACATCTTCGTCGTGGGTGCAATAGGGTTTGTTATCACGATCGTAACAGCCTTTGTATTCTATCCGATTTTCAACATGCTCGCCTCAGCATTTATCACAGATGATAACAGCTATTCTTTGAGTGTTTTCTTCCAAAAACTAACGGATCGCCGACTCTGGGGATTAGCCTGTTTCTCGGGAGGTCGGTGTGGGGCTGCGTGGAACTCACTTGTTTTAGCAATTCTGGTTGGATTTATTACGACGATACTTGGACTTGCATTTGCGCTTGTTGTAACGCGAACAGGGTTCAAACTTAAGCGCGGATTACGCGCGCTCACAGTCTTACCAATTATCACGCCACCATTTGTAATTGGTCTTGCAATCATTTTATTATTTGGCTTGTCGGGCAGTGTCACTCAATTCATTGCAGATCTATTTGGCATTACGCCAACGCGCTGGGTCTATGGAATGCCGGGCGTACTAATAGCACAAGTCTTGGCGTTCACTCCGATTGCGTTTCTGGTGCTTATTGGTGTTGTTGAAGGTGTTAGCCCGTCAATGGAAGAAGCTGCGCAGACATTACGAGCAAGCAAGTGGCACACATTCCGTACGGTATCACTTCCTTTAATGCGTCCCGGGTTAGCCAATGCTTTCCTGCTTGGCTTTATCGAAAGCATGGCCGACTTTGGCAACCCACTCGTATTGGGAGGAAATTTCGATGTTCTCTCAACCGAAATTTTCTTTGCGATTGTTGGCGCTCAATATGACCAAGGTCGTGCAGCAATTTTGGCGCTCGTGCTTCTCATATTCACACTAGGTGCTTTTTGGGCTCAGCGTTTTTGGCTTGGTAAAAAAAGCTATACGACTATGACCGGCAAAGGCGATTCTGGCGTTCATCCCCATCTGCCTATCAGGCTTGCTTTGCCTGCTTTCTTGATCGTCGGAACATGGACATTCTTCACAATCGTCATTTATGTCATGATTGTCTATGGTTCGGTCGTTGAGCTTTGGGGTGTCAATAATGCGCTTACATTCAAGCACTATGTGACAGCATTCTCACTTCGCTTTGATGCAGAAGGCATTCGCCTGACTGGATCTGCATGGGATTCATTTTGGACCACACTCCAAATTGCGGCATTGGCCGCACCACTAACTGCAATTATTGGCCTGATAACGGCATACTTACTGACAAGGCAGAATTTTGCTGGCAAAAATGCGTTCGAATTTGGAACAATGTTGAGTTTTGCTATTCCCGGCACTGTCATCGGTGTGAGTTATATTCTTGCCTTTAACGTACCACCGATTGAAATCACGGGCACCGGTATCATACTCATCGTAAGCTTTATTTTCCGGAACATGCCAGTTGGTGTTCGCGCCGGTATTGCATCGATGTCACAACTCGATAAAAGTCTGGATGAATCATCTCTGACACTCGGAGCTAATTCCTGGCAGACATTTTTGCATGTAATTTTGCCACTTCTGAAACCCGCTATTCTGGCTGCATTAGTGTATTCGTTTGTTCGCGCTATGACAGCCATATCAGCGGTCATTTTTCTCGTCAGCGCTGAGTATAATATGGCAACAAGTTATATTATTGGGCGTGTAGAAAACAACGACTATGGTCTGGCAATTGCCTATTCCACCACCTTGATATTTGTTATGCTTGCGGTTGTTGGCTTGCTGCAAATATTAGTCGGGAAAACTAAAGTCGGGCGACGATTAGATCAATCGCGCACAAATGTGACATAA
- a CDS encoding LuxR family transcriptional regulator translates to MIFDEGFLDKRVFVDSIIDAVAKIKSCENEAAVYDVLVQTAQIFGMTSFGISGIPLPGEDMRPYFMLNGWDVEWQARYINQGYVHTDPVIHRCTHSIEPFCWADATNGRKLSPNAQKIMNEARAFDMLYGFAIPIHSIKGQQAIVTFGTDHYDLSEEDEAALHMIAIYAHAQLRKFKRTATPEALPRDVSRITPREKECLLWASEGKTNDDVAEILSISRSMVETHLARAGSKLNTCGKTHLIAEAIRSGIIR, encoded by the coding sequence ATGATATTTGATGAAGGGTTTCTTGATAAAAGAGTTTTCGTTGACTCGATTATCGACGCTGTCGCTAAGATAAAATCTTGCGAGAATGAAGCGGCAGTTTATGATGTATTGGTTCAAACCGCGCAAATATTTGGCATGACCTCTTTTGGCATCTCTGGTATACCCTTGCCCGGTGAGGATATGCGTCCATATTTTATGTTGAATGGCTGGGATGTTGAGTGGCAAGCGCGCTACATAAACCAAGGTTATGTGCATACCGATCCGGTAATTCATCGTTGCACTCATTCGATTGAGCCATTTTGTTGGGCTGATGCAACAAACGGTCGGAAGCTTTCTCCCAATGCTCAAAAAATCATGAATGAAGCCCGTGCATTTGATATGCTTTATGGGTTTGCGATACCAATTCATTCGATCAAGGGCCAGCAAGCTATTGTTACGTTTGGAACTGATCATTACGACCTCTCGGAGGAAGATGAAGCCGCATTACACATGATTGCAATATATGCCCATGCACAGCTAAGAAAATTTAAAAGAACAGCTACTCCCGAGGCGCTGCCACGAGATGTTAGCAGGATAACACCGCGCGAAAAAGAATGTTTATTATGGGCTTCAGAAGGAAAAACCAACGATGATGTCGCTGAGATACTATCGATTTCTCGGAGTATGGTTGAGACGCATTTGGCGCGAGCTGGGAGTAAATTGAACACTTGTGGCAAGACCCATCTGATAGCTGAAGCAATCCGTTCAGGTATTATCCGATGA
- a CDS encoding antibiotic biosynthesis monooxygenase, whose product MILITVEATFAPNDLGNAIALFDEQANEVRMMDGCKHYALFRNVAGDGIAILQHWETIEAFDTYKASDIFAKLGQSLRPLMSAIPVTHVARVDNI is encoded by the coding sequence ATGATTTTAATTACCGTCGAGGCTACATTTGCGCCAAATGATCTGGGTAACGCAATTGCCTTATTTGATGAACAGGCAAATGAAGTCCGCATGATGGATGGGTGCAAACATTATGCGCTGTTTCGTAACGTTGCTGGTGATGGCATTGCTATTCTTCAGCACTGGGAGACTATTGAGGCGTTTGATACCTATAAGGCAAGTGACATATTTGCAAAACTTGGTCAAAGCCTGCGCCCTCTCATGTCCGCAATTCCTGTGACTCATGTAGCAAGAGTTGATAACATCTAA
- a CDS encoding helix-turn-helix domain-containing protein: MVDSPHAAYCFFQDIEPRSPLSAVFERDYLLYAVKGALNITIDKQSWLLPPSFAAWIPANTAFIVDIAKPVTSCSVLIRPQFCTNFPEQPSVFQMSELACGMIQHCKRWGAEDVHPPEAEVFFLALLNLCADLVDISVDVRRPYSHEPSIQKALQISEGRLEEALKAADVAKAANLSERTMQRRFSDSLGMTWSQALSRLRMIKAIELLSDTSLSIIQVAGYCGFTSLSAFNRAFLSFADTTPSEFRKRLQGY; this comes from the coding sequence ATGGTCGATTCACCCCATGCTGCATATTGTTTTTTCCAGGATATCGAACCGCGCTCACCCTTGAGCGCGGTTTTCGAGCGTGACTACCTGCTTTATGCTGTTAAAGGTGCGCTGAATATTACAATTGATAAGCAGAGTTGGCTTTTGCCCCCATCTTTTGCGGCCTGGATTCCGGCAAACACGGCTTTTATTGTCGATATTGCAAAGCCTGTTACCAGTTGTTCAGTTCTTATTCGCCCGCAATTTTGCACCAACTTCCCTGAACAACCCTCTGTTTTTCAAATGTCTGAGCTTGCGTGCGGCATGATCCAACATTGTAAGCGGTGGGGTGCTGAAGATGTACACCCGCCAGAAGCGGAAGTTTTTTTCCTTGCTTTACTTAACCTATGTGCGGACCTCGTCGACATATCTGTCGATGTCAGACGACCGTATTCGCATGAGCCTTCGATACAAAAAGCTTTGCAGATTTCCGAGGGCAGGCTAGAGGAAGCGTTAAAGGCGGCGGATGTAGCGAAAGCTGCAAACTTATCAGAACGAACCATGCAAAGAAGATTTTCAGATAGTCTAGGGATGACCTGGTCGCAGGCACTTTCGCGGTTGCGAATGATTAAAGCAATTGAACTCCTGTCGGATACATCGCTTTCAATAATTCAAGTTGCAGGATATTGCGGTTTTACTTCATTAAGTGCGTTCAATCGAGCCTTTTTGAGCTTTGCTGATACAACACCTTCTGAATTTCGTAAAAGACTGCAAGGCTATTAG
- a CDS encoding ABC transporter ATP-binding protein, producing the protein MLKSNSKAASVSFKGVTKIYGTDVRAVDNVSLDIAAGTLVTLLGPSGCGKTTTLRMIAGLEMTSAGTVHIGDTDVTMLPATDRDVSMVFQSYALFPHMSVLENVSYGLKFSGFGKTETKERALAGLELVGLTGYGNRLPSELSGGQQQRVAVARALVLEPQVLLFDEPLSNLDAKLRRKVREEIREIQQKLGLTVVYVTHDQEEALAVSDRIIVMNNAVIAQDGTPRELYEEPASRFVADFIGEANILKCQIKTVKDDVAKVVLGDYKIKLPSRGLKPGHTFLAVRPNRVHISADVNTVGISGEIIRQTYVGNHLELTIKTAFGEIFATSSNVDSKYEIGAEVRVSFSDKGPVLLHE; encoded by the coding sequence ATGCTCAAATCAAATAGTAAAGCCGCTTCAGTCTCCTTTAAAGGTGTCACTAAGATCTATGGCACCGACGTACGCGCCGTGGACAATGTTTCTCTCGATATTGCGGCTGGAACACTTGTTACTCTTCTTGGGCCTTCGGGGTGCGGTAAAACTACCACCTTGCGAATGATTGCCGGACTAGAGATGACGAGCGCAGGAACCGTTCATATCGGCGACACAGATGTTACTATGCTTCCGGCAACGGATCGTGATGTGTCGATGGTTTTTCAGTCCTATGCGCTCTTCCCACACATGAGTGTTTTGGAAAATGTTTCCTATGGATTAAAATTCTCTGGGTTTGGAAAAACCGAAACTAAAGAGCGCGCACTAGCGGGACTGGAATTGGTGGGATTAACTGGATACGGTAACAGACTTCCAAGTGAACTATCAGGTGGTCAGCAACAGCGTGTCGCAGTGGCAAGAGCACTCGTGTTGGAACCGCAAGTTCTATTGTTTGACGAACCACTTTCAAATCTTGATGCAAAACTGCGTCGCAAGGTCCGCGAAGAAATACGTGAAATTCAGCAAAAACTTGGCCTCACGGTTGTCTATGTTACGCACGATCAGGAAGAAGCACTTGCGGTGTCAGACCGCATAATCGTCATGAATAATGCCGTAATTGCACAAGATGGTACACCGCGCGAGCTTTATGAAGAGCCCGCCAGCCGCTTCGTTGCAGATTTTATCGGTGAAGCAAATATCTTAAAATGCCAGATAAAGACAGTCAAAGACGATGTAGCCAAGGTTGTGCTGGGCGATTACAAAATTAAACTCCCATCAAGAGGACTAAAACCAGGTCATACATTTTTAGCTGTACGCCCAAACCGAGTCCATATTAGTGCTGACGTTAATACAGTCGGTATTTCAGGCGAGATTATTCGCCAAACTTATGTTGGCAACCATCTTGAATTGACGATCAAGACAGCATTCGGCGAAATTTTTGCCACCTCGTCAAACGTGGATAGCAAATATGAAATTGGAGCTGAAGTCCGTGTTTCATTCAGTGATAAAGGCCCAGTTTTACTGCATGAGTAA